A stretch of DNA from Myxocyprinus asiaticus isolate MX2 ecotype Aquarium Trade chromosome 32, UBuf_Myxa_2, whole genome shotgun sequence:
aatgaatgaatgaattaaaatgtTGTGTACAGAAGAGAGAGTTTTGAAGAAGCGTTCTAACGACTTGTCATAAGTTTTAACTCCAAACCAAAACTAAACTTACCATAAAGTGTAGAACCGTCCCCAAACtgtaaacctaaccatgatttaacctcctgagatccgagcgtgactgctgtgtgcattttccatttcccttttttatttgtaaatagtagcacctaataaacaaccaaaaaaataataattctagagcaaatagttttcttaaaaatgtatgtccatatatgtggacagCGGAACTAACTTGtgaaattcttcttctttttttttattttctcccctttttctccccaatttggaatgcccaattcccaatgcgctctaagtcctcgtggtggcgtagtgactcgcctcaatccgggtggcggaggatgaatctcagttgcctccgcgtctgagaccgtcaatccacgcatcttatcacatggcttgttgagcgcgttaccgtggagacatagtgcgtgtggaggcttcacgctgttctccgcgacatccatgcacaactcaccacgcgccccacgagAGCaaaccatgtgactctaccctccctagcaactgggccaatttggttgcttaggagacctggctggagtcactcagcacgccctggattcaaactcgccaCTCCAggagtgatagtcagcgtctttactcgctgagatacccagaccccctataagttgtgaaattataaataacactaagctatagaaagtgtgatttattatgtttccaggagtgttgattattcatgttacagacattacatcagaaattatcataattaattctgattcaaagtaatgtccagcatcatccaatcactgtcaatcatgttaaaataaaatgatacattataaattctgaatctatgtactgattatcattgtcacatgtctgtcaaacatgttgagtgatccaaacatcatctgcagcctgaaactgaacttttgatcagattttaggagtgaatgcacttaactgcatagagagctataggatgctcccttgctccctatttagtgaatgacttaacctccagtgtgctgtctgtctgcactggtctcagaacagtttgaaatgcaccttattttcatcctaactccatataaagcctctgaaagacaacATTTATACAGCTTTTTGGACGCATctatttattctcagtgtgataatgtacagtaaatataggaatgcatttactgatgttaatgaacagaaccgtattgtacagtgataactaaatgtatattaaaatgaagtgcaatgacccacagatgtgttagagttgaatgTTATTCAGATAAcatgtttttcaacttttgaggaaatgtggtgccattttccacatatgtggacatcatgtttatcagcgcgctgatgcGCGAAAAATGAacggattttttaaagcagcatatcaaaagaaactagagactctcctctttacacccaaacaggtttcaatgaaaacatTTAATGAGGTTTcataccagaggcacttttgttggctctgcgtcCACAGAAGTGCATCACGGAAATCagcgtcatgctgttgtgtcacatgactcaatgcggcagaagtttaacccttaaatgacagtctagagtgttgtgaacagtattcagtcggtttttattcatttaaattatgcgttgcgtatagcgaaaccAAAATACAATGACCACACATGTGGACGTGAGGTCGTACGAGGTTAAAAGAAAGCATTGTAATGGAGGTTTGCAAACATTTAATGcgtgtattgtattgatttgaaattgtgtttgttgtgtggtTAATGTGTATGTTATAAACGTTTTCATCATGTCATACAAATCATTACAAATTGTCATGAGACTGTCttggtatacagtatgtgtgttttattttttaaatccacaCTACAGAGCCGTTGTTATGGCGTTTGTTAAGCTGAATGCCATTTTGCTCTTGGCGTGTGTTCTCAGCGCTCAAATCCCAGCGGAGAGGAAtgcttaatgcatcatatttaaTTAAGAGTTCTCTTCATAAAGACACTGAGTGCATTAATGGAAACATTCCAGGATGCACACAGTTCTAGACGAGCTGCGAGTTGTTAGATCTCTCCAGTGTATTGAGCCTAATTATAACACAGATGATCAGAGGCCGTCAGTCATGTTGGGGGTGGGGTTTAATGATGATGAGTTTGACTGACATCTGGGGTCTGTGCAGCAACTACTACTGCTGCTGGGGAAATTGTAAATAATCACTGAGCATTTGCATAGACCTccagtgatttttttaaattttatttctgtttatgaACACTATACATTGCacaaatgaatgaaataaatgaGATTCACACTTATGGCTGTCAATCCCGAACACTAACTGTGTTGCTTTTAGTGGAATGCAATCTCTTTTTGCCTAGTAATTATTAAAGTTGTGTATTATTCTCCAACTTCTCTGGTGCACAATTTGTTTCACATTTGGGATAGAAATATGTCTGAATTTCTGCATTAGACAGATGTTCAAAGTGTAGCTCTGGAGTGAAACGGttcccagaaaaaaataaaaataaataaataaataaataaataaataaaatacacaaaccaTACGGTTCACCACCCAGAgcttaaagaaaaatatattttatatttacgcCAAATGGTCCAAATTATGCACATTACTCAGTGCATAATAACAATTCAAATGAATGCACAGAATAATAGAAAATGATATTCATTGCacactcttaaatatttatacactcagAAAAAGCATTAACATCTCCACTGACTCCACATGTGTATGGAGGAcaaaacctgcaaaaataataaataaataaatatgcaaataaataagtaaataaatccacatatttgtgcataaataaataaataaataaatgcgctaggagatatacaaataattaaataaataaatgcacccatTAATGCAAAATACTGCAATATAAAACAGCTTGGGAAAAGCAAAAATGTTAAAGGAAATGTCAAACTGAAAattgattttgaattctttatttctttaattattcatttatttctgtatgtagttcaggatttatttttccttcatgcAACATGCTAATTAATGAGATATCAAACATCAGTAGGCAGAAAGTGCTTCGCTTGACTGAGGACATTACCGAATTTtcacaatcaataaataaaagtttagcaACTCTGCCATTGACTTTCTCTTCACCATGGTGAATCTGCAAACACGTTGCACTTAGTATGGATAGTTTGACTGCTGTTGACATCCTGTCATTAGCATGTTTcacgaaggaaaaataaatacggAACAGCTTACAGAgagaaattaatgattaaagaaatatagaaatgtGGAATTAATAATCAACTTtctatttatgttttatatgttttatttttgcattgatttgtgcatttatttatttatttgttcatctcctcgcacatttaattatttataaatttatatatGCATGAAcatgcagatttatttatttattatttttgcagattTCGTCCTCCATACATATGGCTCAATTTCAAATTCAGatgaaagttttgtgtgggtaacagacctacaaactgaaattgcacatgttgtcagccactgactgtgtcttgtgagacataaagttttattcctgcagggggcgcttgacgctctgaAAACTGAATCCTtcatgcatttgcatttaaatctcagaacgtttcatatcttattggagacatttttacacttgatcatattttttaataaaaactgataatttcaaggattcatacctgtgaatggaaatccgcCTCAACATTATCTatgaaagcatttttaaaaatcctcatccaataataataaacgactgtgattggcccatgcTGGCCAGCggtgagaaaagtaacaggtaccacgtgacaccaCCTTTCCATTCACACGTCCATTTACAAGATTATTTACAGTATTCAACTCTATCGCTGAGTCGATGTACTGACAGATTAAGAAATAAACAGAtgtaaataaaacagtaaaattaTTGACAAGAAAACGAGTATGTGTGACGTAACATGCGTGGCTGCAGTCAGTTGTTTGAGAGCGCTCACAGTTCACAGCGCTGATCTGTGACAAACCCGACTGAAGAGCTCACCAGAGAAAtatgttcattaacattaattacagacaacaacaacaacaacaaaaatcagtttattcTGCAGCAACGGCATTGTAAATGCTTAGTTATTAGTGTTACTTATCCTTAACAAAACCATATGAGAGCAACCACTTGATATTTACCAGTTGCCAGTTTGTCACAGTGATCTTAGACATTGACTGTATATTCCAAAAAGTGTTGACAATCCTCAAAATGACACATTTGTCTTGACCCATACATGCATGCTTGTTTCACCAAAGATTattacatacctcaggtctttagcaaCCCAGCACGTATATATCTATCACATATGGCCAGATAGTGTAAAATATTCAGAACATattttacactattcagaagagaaaggttgagaaaTATTAAAGAgcttttattgattcacatattgaacacagGAAAGCAAAACAATAATACACAGAATCatcaattaacccccactattacccctccccctcccaatccccaaacccaccctggcccccaacaacatcccagtggtcatacatgattatagacacacacaaagaaattaaaaaataaataataatcacacatccagaaaCGTCAGATATCCatcccatttccccacaaacaagttcactttccccagtcttctagatgacccttcttcaaaagccgccaccctccccatctccgagcaccactcctgaaatgagggcactccagctgacctccatccccttaaaactatctgtttggtgatcatgacactggtcaggacccaactctttatgtgtctattctcaacatcgatgaccgccccaatcgcccaaaatacagagtctgaacctttaaccaaaactcttggatcttaacagaggtgtgggcataactaaAAAAATGGATGAAGTCCCGGGTCAATAAAGACCCGACATATGCACTAAAGGGTTAATGCTTTTACACATGTGCTGAAAGGCGCTCATCGGACAGTATATTCCAATAAAATGTTACCATTTCTCATTTCGGCTTTAATTTTAGTGTACAAGTGCTGCCAGTGGTGTAATGCTTTAATAAAGTGTGTGgctcattgaaaaataaatattggcaATCAGATTATAGGCActgagggacacacacacacacttcctcatTATCAGAGCGGTTGCTGACTTATGTATGACCTTTGAACTTCAGTAGACCATATAGCTGACCTGAAAGTGGGCGAATATGGGGTAAAAATGATTAATTTGCTATTCTTGTGAGACTAAAATGTTGTCACTGatttagcataatttgtttggatgttaaaataatttctcgtATCTCAGTTTAATGTTCAGAGTCTCTATCGACTGGTCGAGAGAAAACACTGTAATTCTGTAacgctttcaaaacattgtactgtttgtttgagcaggccgactcaaccaatggcatgagtttggggcgggactatctgtttggaaacatttataaatatttatatttcttcagtTGAAGTCATTGTGTCAAGTAGCAGTGTGGTATTTTAGGTTATTATTTCAGACATTCATTTATTTGAATAATTGCTCTACAGAAAACCAGCGGGTCTCGTTTGGTGCTGTGACTGTATGAATTAAATCCTGTCTCATAATGTAAATCAATATCATATGCGACTCTTTGCCCACAGATGAAAATAACATTATAAGGCCGACTGTGATTTAATACAGACATTATGAGCAGCGACACACACAAGATACACAGTACAGATGTCCGGATCTCACACTGTCTCATTCCTGCTTTTCTCTCGTCTGCAGCAGATCTGTCCAGTTTCACAGTTTTGTTTCTGCTGTACAGACGCAATCAAACAAACGTACTGCAAACTTCCTGTGAAAAGACATTTACTTtacaattttaaagaaatattctgtgtTCAGTGCAAGTTACACTGTGTCATATTATCCATTATCACAGAACATAGTTTTGAATCCACCctcatttttttaaaccaaaatgtTTGATTAAAACTTACAGATTtcgccttttttctttttttctaaaactgaattggaaactgtTCACCAGACCTTCAtcgtttatttttggtacttttcaaatgtcttttatgtatagatttgactgttttagcctttagAGCTTGACTTTTAAtataaaactatgaaaatacattataaaaatactaattattacatgttaaaactacgatcatctaaacaaagaatgaaataaatataaatcattttaatatttattgtggggAAAAGGTTTCCAAACAATTTTTGCCCCTAATAAtgtttacttgttaaccaagtgtaCAAATGTGTCAGTGCAgagcatgaaatatgagacaaaacaaagaaaaatcaagagaaatatcactttttattggcCACAAGCTGTAATTgacaaataatgcaaaaagtgtgaaaatataattttttatgttaaatattataatagaaattataaataacaatcaataatttataaataataatattattatttaatattaaagattaacctaattaattatttattaaataataattacatttattattatttaatttgttaagAAAACATAAAATGTGAGCTATGAAATTATCcgtagcaagacaaaggagtcggtcattttatttgaaaaaggttaaaaatgtcatttccatcggcatcatttccagcacagaattctattaaacacaatacagaatttgagatgacaCAAATAtgatctcctgtgatgcatgtaaatATACTGTTGGACAATGTTATTAGTCTAATTAAAGATGCTGTATGCAATTGtttatggaaaggtatgcaaaaaaatgtcctactccctgaaagatattaatgaaattagtgttgtgagatatctcaccggtctctgagacagctgtagactctgtaaacagcaaacaaatatgtgtccgCTGGCCGCAGACAATGtggctttcgacctgtcaatcatttttacattttactcattGTATTGTAATTgaagcgaattattgaggcttaatgacatttttatgccatgttgttcataacagttgccagctgagggcgctgttttgctgcggttgtttttaacaactatTTCTGTACGATGTTGgtgtcaataaagctcatttggtatctttggattgcagggttttggaaagagtggGCGTGGCCAATCCAACGGCTCAGTAtcatggaagtagaacggctaaaatcgcttacattacctttaaataaactagtgaaagTCTGAAACATGTTTTAAGAAGGCTATACTGTTTTAATAAGGCTATATGTTTTTTATAAAGACTatttctttaatcaaaatgtatcaTAAGGTGTGTGCATTTTTTACCATCTGAATGTGTAGTTACAGTAAATTGTTCTTTGAGTTGGGGATGGTTCACCCAGtttactcaatctcatgttgttccaaacccgtattaatatttttcttctgtggaaacacaaaaggaggcaTTAGCCAGAATTaaagtctcagtcactattcactttgcatctttttttacataccaccttttgtgttctacagaagaaagaaagttatacgggtttggaagGATTTTTTAGAATTATCATATTTGGTTTAACTGTATCCAGCTACATGCTAATTCCTCTCTctgtcagctttgttcacagaaTATGGCATCATGAATCTGACGCTGAGTGCCGAGCCTGGATTATTCCTGACCAACAGCTCGCCGGGCATGCGGGCCTATCCCGTCACTGCATTTGTACCACATGACGTCTGGAGAGAGACGGGCGGTCGGCCAGCCAACAATTCTCTACTACAGAGCACCAATCTGACCAGCACCCACAATGCCACACTCCTGCCCACGGTGACGTACGACCCACTCGGCGGTCATACCATCTGGCAAGTCATTATAATCGTGTTCTTGTGCGGGTCGCTTTCGTTAGTCACCATCATCGGGAACATATTAGTCCTGGTGTCGTTTAAAGTGAACAAGCAGTTAAAGACGGTGAATAACTATTATCTGCTCAGTTTGGCGTTTGCGGATCTCATTATTGGAATTCTGTCGATGAACCTCTACACAACATATATAGTCATGGACCAGTGGGCGTTAGGGAACTGGGCATGTGATCTGTGGCTGGCCATTGATTATGTGGCGAGTAACGCATCTGTCATGAACTTGTTGGTTATTAGTTTCGACAGGTACTTTTCCGTGACGCGGCCGCTAACGTATAGAGTGAAACGGACCACTAAGAGAGCGATGACGATGATCGGACTCGCCTGGTCCATTTCGTTTGTCCTATGGGCGCCCGCCATTCTCTTTTGGCAGTACTTTGTTGGAGAACGGACGGTTCTTCCCGGCGAATGTTACATTCAGTTTCTCTCTGAGCCGATAACCACTTTCTGCACGGCCATCGCCGCGTTCTACCTGCCCGTCACCATCATGACTATCCTTTACTGGCGGATCTATAAAGAGACGGAAAATCGCTCCAAAGAGCTCGCTGGCTTAAAAGGATCAGGAAACCAAGGGAATCATGGAAGTTTGGAGGAATCTGCCGCCATGATGACGGGCAGCTCACTCAGTCGCAGCAGCAACCAGAGCCAGAGGTGTACTGGGATGAAGAAAAGTCGCTTTTGGTTCTGGAGTCATAAAGGCTGGAGCGGTCGCAGCGACACGGACCGAAGCAGCAGCGACAGCTGGAATAATAACGAGATGGCCGTCTCCATTGACCAATCGGATGAAGAGGAGGACGGAGATGAACCCCGAGCCATCTACTCCATCGTACTGAACATGCCTGGTATCAAAGGAGGCGGAGACTCTGAAAGGCTCCGCCCATCTGAGGACGAGCCTTTAAAGCCAGACACGGAGGAGAAACGTTCAAAAAAGGGATTTTCCAAAACATCCGGGCATTCCACGCTGGACTCAAAGGCTTCCGAGAGCTCAAAAGATCAACCCAACGCCAACATCTCCTTCAAAGACGCTACTCTGGCCAAACGCTTCACATGCAAGGCCAGAACGCAGGTCAACAAGCGCAAAAAGATGTCTCTCGTGAAGGAGAAGAAAGCGGCACAGACGTTGAGCGCCATTCTGTTGGCCTTCATCATCACGTGGACGCCATATAACATCATGGTTCTGGTGAACACGTTCTGTAACGAGTGTATACCACAGAGCCTGTGGGCTTTGGGTTACTGGTTGTGTTACGTCAACAGCACGGTGAACCCCATGTGTTACGCGCTCTGCAACAAAACCTTCCGTATCACGTTTAAATCCATCTTACTGTGCCAGTGGGACCAgatgaaacaaaacaaaccacaatTCCAGCAGAGGCCGCCAGCGGTTGCCCACAGGAGAAAAAGCCCTGCGGAAAACTAGATTCATTACAGTGACTTGGAGTGCATTAAAGAGATACTGTACCTTTTTAATAGTAAATGCATTTCCTGGGAATAGAATGTTATGACCTTGACTCGTTCAGATTCAGAAATGCATTACTGAAAAGTTACAAGCATGCAGCTGCTGGTCACTAACTGTTTCAAGTGATGCACCCAttgttttatttatcttttcAACTTATGGCAAGCTGAATAAACTTTAATCATGTGCAATATATGagttatagatatctataattaaatgAACTTGTTTAAATGCTAACTCTTTACATCAGTAATGGAGTTACCACTAGTTACcactattattatatttttactagGTGAAATTCCACATATCAGCTATGTTACTAGATAAACGATAttttttaatatcaataattatattgTTACTCGTGCAAatttccattcctgatatcagaTGGAgatggtggtggcatagtgggctaaagcacataactggtaatcagaaggttgctggttcgatccccacagccaccaccattgtgtccttgagcaaggcacttaactccaggttgctccagggggattgtccctgtaagtcgctttggataaaagcgtctgccaaatgcataaatgtaaatgtaaatatcaacaattgaatCACAACTAGTAAAACCAGTGGCagtgttaatttcagatatctataaTGTGATTGTAACAAGTAAGAAAGTCTTTCAAGATAATTTTAATTACTCAATATGTTGATATCTGACATTGCCACTAGGGAAAAACCCTATTccagatatcaaaaattagcattattagttgtaattcaatagttgatatcaagaatggatATATGCATGTTTAACaatataattattgatatcaaaattaATCATTTTCACTAGTAAGTAGCACGTAGCTGATACTCAGTGGCATCTCAGGCTCATTATTtctggtggggcacaaacaaACACTTAACCCGATTGTACCAATTTTTTAAACGTTGACGGATAATTCCaatgctgtccatcattttgacagataaaaaagaaaaaaaaaattttatctagagctgtcagaattaacacgttaacgcatgcaatGAATTAATCACGAATTATAGCGATTTACGCATTTAAGGTTAAAAtggcataaacactggtgtgaagggtgaAACCTTTGTAAAGTGtccccagagtcattacactgacgcacacttcacaacacacacacaacaatggTTCAGTGTCAGTGgaaaaaggacctcttaatgctattagatgtacaaaacaagcccagatgggacttgtgacagaaatcaagtattttccaGCCTTGGTAAGTCgctttttaattaccacagaagcacgtcaagacttaaatatcaccaaaatgcagaatgagacggttctgtctgcaagcgcttttcatgtggagttcaaagcggcgcttgacaTTGACGTTGACGCAAATCATGAACACGGCTTCAatattgctgtaacaaagcggatagacACAGTCtattagtgttgggttcgagtccaccttagttgagtccGGGTCAAGTCCgaatctttaaacaatcgagtctgagtctttaaacaatcgagtccgagttgagtccgagtccaactTGAGTATCTCAACTCTACAGTCTAATGGCAGAttcatattttggaggatgagattttaagagatttaatgcccattgcaatgaatatacaACCTATGTGGGAaccagttctttcaattagtcaaactcccactgaGACTTTGGGAaaaatttaatgttacttgaattggtgctattttagtgcatttctatctttatactgtagaaggctttatttgttaaatgttaataaagtattatattgttacatattcttttgttttctttcctaggatggaaataaatgcattttgacaggaaaataagtatatatggtgacaaatttcagcactttcaaaatttgtgattaatcacgattaacttaaaaaatatacgattaatcacgattaaaaaaaatattgactgacagcactacttttAATCTAGTGCATCTATTTTGacttcactctctgtctctcacattcccactgtgtgtgtgccctgttttTCCCCGGTATTAAGATGCGTTAAGATACATATTAACaggcaaattataatttttaccttGTATTGTGTGTCtcttttgtgtttggattttgattaGAGGGTCTCTGATGTCATGACTGCATATATCAATAATTAGGATTTCTCCAGTAGGAGGAAACCTGTTGTTTTTTGTTAGTATTCTTACTATTATTCCCatagctctaaattgcccaataactcaagatctccttggtaaaaagttttgaaatttggcacattgatactacaggccacgagtaactaccacaccaaaaatggcctACGTGAGCCTATCGGTGGCGCTACAGGCCATGCTCAAttttccattttcaaagtgatgccatttccaccccatacgtccaaaatttctgaaacctggtatatatgcctcatttctcatgaggaacaaaaaaaaaatcgagaacccataaagtccgccatgatggattttcttgtacaatacaaatttgtccaaaactacaaaaatctactcctcctgaaccatagctccaattgacttgaaactcggtatgtatgtgcaggatacatgtctttcaatttgatatttagccaaaatgaatacaatacaaaatggctgaaaggtgcgcatttatgtaaatgtccacattgtctcaatatccatatgtccaaaatatctaatgccattttgactaatgtttttcccaacctaacaggcttcaagatgacatcactctgaagaactgtgcaaaatttcaccttgatatgtcaaaagatgacagaattacagtttactattatttatcgctaacgctaaaataatgctttacaaatccgctagtcataaaaccgatactttgattcaatcaccagttcatatgaagactcttgcaatgtttactaacaaattaatgaaatgttgtgtacatgtgtgaagtaccTGTCTCTACCAAGtccatttttacataatttgccattttgaggaggaatccgcattgctgctcgcagctatatttactGCAGTGTTTTAATGCATGACAAAAAAGTGCAAACATGCATAATAtaaaaaagcatgaaaaaagcTGTGTATCCTTTCAGCAAATTATACTTGGATTAaagcagaattgtcagttattttagtgcagtacctgtattATCTGAGCTTCAGATATGTGTTTTTCTCACCTCTGACACTTTATGTTAAAATCAGGGACACTGAaaaagttctgtgaacttgtgcatgtatgtatgcgCTTTGACTGGCAAAGTTTAGAAA
This window harbors:
- the chrm3b gene encoding muscarinic acetylcholine receptor M3; translated protein: MNQGSSGVDADGCSGEEHNRVQKTTIGVKSSLADADLERRTCNLLSQASCTTMKPLYRLYNQSRSCELVEPRKLNDSVMFSMGSRETEKTYRQKDGRKALFTEYGIMNLTLSAEPGLFLTNSSPGMRAYPVTAFVPHDVWRETGGRPANNSLLQSTNLTSTHNATLLPTVTYDPLGGHTIWQVIIIVFLCGSLSLVTIIGNILVLVSFKVNKQLKTVNNYYLLSLAFADLIIGILSMNLYTTYIVMDQWALGNWACDLWLAIDYVASNASVMNLLVISFDRYFSVTRPLTYRVKRTTKRAMTMIGLAWSISFVLWAPAILFWQYFVGERTVLPGECYIQFLSEPITTFCTAIAAFYLPVTIMTILYWRIYKETENRSKELAGLKGSGNQGNHGSLEESAAMMTGSSLSRSSNQSQRCTGMKKSRFWFWSHKGWSGRSDTDRSSSDSWNNNEMAVSIDQSDEEEDGDEPRAIYSIVLNMPGIKGGGDSERLRPSEDEPLKPDTEEKRSKKGFSKTSGHSTLDSKASESSKDQPNANISFKDATLAKRFTCKARTQVNKRKKMSLVKEKKAAQTLSAILLAFIITWTPYNIMVLVNTFCNECIPQSLWALGYWLCYVNSTVNPMCYALCNKTFRITFKSILLCQWDQMKQNKPQFQQRPPAVAHRRKSPAEN